TCTGCCAAGAGACTTGTCTGCAGAATTTCCCATCTGCAATTGAGTCTCCTCTATCAATCTCAATTCGTTGGACGCCAAATCACCATACGCATCTTTTAATTCGTGttccaacaacttgaagTCTGACACTAGAACCTTGTTCTGTTTGAGGGCTAAAACGGTATTTTTCACAAACTTGGACTTGgttatcttcttcaccttctcaGGACCGCGGTTTCTGGTGTGCAAATCGGTATTCAAAATAATCAACGAATAGGCAACAAGATATACACCATTAGGACTGCCATACAACGATCTTCCGTTGCATATTCCAAAAACCTCAAACCAACTTTGAGAAAAGGCTTCTAGAATCCGATCAATGTATTGAGACTCACCTTTAAAGAATAATTTATCGCAAAGAAGTTTAAGAGACTCGAGCAAACTATAATCCCAGCGGAATTTTAACATGTAGAATAATCGGACAATCTCTATATCGAGTACAGAACCGTTTAAGTTATGCATTCCGCCTCCAAGGAAGGTTAAATAGTCTTTTGGGTCGTAAAGATCATAGGTGCAGTTGTATAATTGAGATGCGATTTCTTTAAATTGGACAAGGCGCTGTGGGGGATAACGGGGGTCGTCGACTGCAGTGTTATGCAACCCGAATAGTTTGAATAAAGGAGAATTGGAATTCGAAAGCTCGTTAGTGATAGATTCGTCCAACCCTGGGGACTGAGTAGTCGTTTTTAGACCCTGATTCGAAGCCTTGGAGGTTTCAGTAACGTCCTGAGATCCTTCGTCATCATTTATAGAATTATCGCTTTTTGTACCTTTCTCGTTTCCATTGTCATTGCTGGTCACACGTATCGTAATTATCGGCTCTTCATGCCTGTTTGAAATCTCTGCCTCATTTTTGGTCCCTTCATGACTCTCTCCACCTTCCTCTGGTCTAACACTTATCCGTGGTATCTCCCCGTTGTCCTCCAACAACTCGCTCGATGTCAGGTTGGAAAAATCCATAAAATTTTTGGTGGTGAAATCCTGCAATGGTGAGCCGGATCCAGAAGAGCCTATAATATTCAACAACTGTGGGGCGTTAACTGGTTCAACAGAGTGATATTCTCCACTGATTTTTTCAGCACTCATATGCGGGACGAAAATAGCACTACACTGGAATTACCCAAATTGTCACGGAAGGATCGGTCCTATTAGATCAGGTTAGTTTTATCTTCTCCGGTTCTCTCCCCcagtttttttttgctcAAAATTCTTTTCACCcctgaaaaaaaaaagagggGGTGACGAAAACTCAGTGAACTTTTCAGGAGGATATTAGATTACCAAATTATTTTATAGTTGGTACAGAGTACTGATTCACTCCATTGATCTGCACAACCAGAGCTCCAATTGCTGTTAACTATTCGTCATCTACAGACAGTAGCCTAGTTGAAAAGTTTGGTAGATCACATCAATATCCGCCCCTGAGATCTGCATATGAGAAGCGCATGAAATGTGCATGAAATACGCATGAAAAAATGTGAGCAAAGAGGATCTGTCGGCTATCATCGCCGTCCCAAATACGACGACAGTCCACTAGTCACCAAGCTGGTTTccatccttacaccatgACGCGAAACTTTCAcatttttttcctatttgtTCTTCGCCTTTTTTTCGCGTAGCATGTAAATATTGATCTCTCATTGCCCTTTTCTCCACCAGAGccctttcttttctttgttatCATGACTCAAACAGCCATCGAGACTGAGAATGCCGCTATAGATTTGTCTTATCatggtgatgatgacgatgatgatgacgtTGCCGAACCATCTTCTAAAGCCCAAGGTTCAAGTTCAGCCACTAAAAAGGCTATTGTTATAGACGATGAGGGTGTGGCATCAGCTgcacaagaagaagaagaagaagacgaggGACAAGTGGGTCCTACTCCTATTGAAACGTTGATTGGTAACGGTATTACCAACAGTGACATTAAAAAGCTCCAGGAGTCAGGATTTTACACTGTGGAATCCATAGCTTACACTCCGAAAAAACAACTGATTATAGTCAGAGGTATATCAGATCAGAAGGCCGATCGTTTGATCACCGAGGCCAGTAAGATTGTCCCATTGGGATTCACTACTGCCACAGAGTTTCATCATCGGCGGGCCGAGTTGATCACTCTAACCACGGGATCCAAACAGTTGGATACACTTTTAGGTGGAGGCATTGAGACAGGAGCAATTACTGAAGTATTTGGTGAATTTCGTACTGGTAAATCACAGTTATGCCATACTGCAGCAATAACAGCACAACTTCCTGTTGACATGGGAGGAGGAGAGGGTAAATGTCTTTATATCGATACAGAGGGAACTTTTAGGCCTGTTCGACTGGTTTCCATCGCTAGACGTTTTGGtttggatgaaaatgagGCTCTTGATAACGTCGCATATGCAAGAGCGTATAACGCGGACCATCAGATGCAACTTCTTAATCAGGCAGCTCAAATGATGTCACAATCGCGTTTCTCGCTTCTTATTGTTGACTCTATCATGGCGTTGTATAGAACTGATTATAGTGGTCGTGCTGAATTGAGTGCCAGACAAATGCATGTCGCAAAGTTTATGAGAATGCTTCAAAGATTGGCTGATGAGTTTGGTATCGCTGTTTTGATTACCAATCAGGTTGTTGCTCAAGTTGATGGAGGTGCTATATTTAATCCGGATCCTAAAAAGCCCATTGGTGGTAATATCGTCGCACATTCATCCACTACCCGTCTCTATTTCAAAAAGGGCAAAGGTCGCAACAGAATTTGTAAGATCTATGATAGTCCGTGCTTAGCA
The sequence above is a segment of the Brettanomyces nanus chromosome 4, complete sequence genome. Coding sequences within it:
- the RHP51 gene encoding RecA recombinase Rhp51; the encoded protein is MTQTAIETENAAIDLSYHGDDDDDDDVAEPSSKAQGSSSATKKAIVIDDEGVASAAQEEEEEDEGQVGPTPIETLIGNGITNSDIKKLQESGFYTVESIAYTPKKQLIIVRGISDQKADRLITEASKIVPLGFTTATEFHHRRAELITLTTGSKQLDTLLGGGIETGAITEVFGEFRTGKSQLCHTAAITAQLPVDMGGGEGKCLYIDTEGTFRPVRLVSIARRFGLDENEALDNVAYARAYNADHQMQLLNQAAQMMSQSRFSLLIVDSIMALYRTDYSGRAELSARQMHVAKFMRMLQRLADEFGIAVLITNQVVAQVDGGAIFNPDPKKPIGGNIVAHSSTTRLYFKKGKGRNRICKIYDSPCLAETETVFAIGEGGIIDPTDETENNEDQ